In Brachypodium distachyon strain Bd21 chromosome 2, Brachypodium_distachyon_v3.0, whole genome shotgun sequence, one genomic interval encodes:
- the LOC100841519 gene encoding uncharacterized protein LOC100841519 codes for MTIISHPIVTDDHSSVTVEGKRKLRLREIASVASSGRRFPPSVSAAFAEWVAAAGGGDLSLGFNAGAAPASAVWAPAAASRQSAAALNYGIAAAGDFVLSPAAASSSFHHQTADPGFALLSAGLVDPDAAASNSKPGTAIQFWQPPTAAAGAADDTKKPVASVMASVGGSGGASCNDCGNQAKKDCPYQRCRTCCKSQGFDCTTHVRSTWIPAASRRRDRQNPAGPNGDDSASGLSPSSSKKARRLLSCQTTTTNSRTQSTSSRSFDATSTQQEAPFRDSLPRYVRAPAVFRCVRVTPVDDGGGGGGVDELAYQASVTINGHMFRGFLYDQGRGNVSVDESSSHAAAVRSISDLHLGTAVSASSAVPPGVYDAVGSAQLILGGLSYAEKREPVCNACGDTNSHASLKIICWG; via the exons ATGACCATCATCAGTCACCCGatcgtcactgatgaccactcATCAGTGACCGTCGAG GGGAAAAGGAAGCTACGGCTGAGAGAGATAGCAAGCGTGGCGTCGTCAGGGCGGCGGTTCCCACCATCGGTCTCCGCCGCCTTCGCTGAGTGggtcgcggcggccggcggcggcgacctgtCCCTCGGCTTCAATgccggcgccgcgcccgcgTCCGCCGTCTGGGCCCCGGCGGCCGCGTCGCGCCAGTCTGCCGCCGCGCTCAACTACGGCATAGCCGCTGCTGGCGACTTCGTTCTCTcgcccgcggcggcctcgAGCTCTTTCCACCACCAGACGGCCGACCCGGGGTTCGCGCTCCTCTCTGCGGGACTCGTCGACCCAGACGCCGCtgccagcaacagcaagcCCGGCACCGCCATCCAGTTCTGGCAGCCGCCGACGGCTGCGGCTGGAGCAGCCGACGACACGAAGAAGCCCGTCGCCAGCGTAATGGCATCTGTCGGCGGCTCCGGTGGGGCGTCGTGCAACGACTGCGGGAACCAGGCGAAGAAGGACTGCCCGTACCAGCGCTGCCGGACGTGCTGCAAGAGCCAGGGCTTCGACTGCACGACTCACGTCAGGAGCACCTGGATCCCCGCCGCTTCCCGGCGCCGCGACCGCCAGAACCCCGCCGGCCCCAACGGCGACGACAGCGCCTCGGGCTtatccccttcctcctccaagAAAGCCCGCCGGCTCCTCTCCTGCcagaccaccaccaccaactccCGGACCCAGTCCACCTCCTCCCGCAGCTTCGACGCCACCTCCACCCAACAAG AAGCGCCGTTCAGGGACAGCCTGCCGCGGTACGtgcgggcgccggcggtgtTCCGGTGCGTGCGGGTGACGCCCGtcgatgacggcggcggcggcgggggcgtgGACGAGCTCGCGTACCAGGCGTCGGTGACCATCAACGGCCACATGTTCAGGGGGTTCCTCTACGACCAAGGCCGCGGCAACGTCAGCGTCGACGAGTCCTCcagccacgccgccgccgtgcgcaGCATCTCCGACCTCCACCTCGGCACGGCCGTAAGCGCTAGCTCCGCGGTGCCGCCCGGCGTGTACGATGCCGTCGGCAGCGCGCAGCTGATTCTTGGCGGGTTGAGCTATG CGGAGAAAAGAGAGCCAGTGTGCAATGCATGTGGTGATACGAATTCTCATGCCTCCCTTAAAATAATCTGCTGGGGATAG
- the LOC100841826 gene encoding uncharacterized protein LOC100841826, with product MPTARKRKTRAPPTPRRRPPGLEYRAKSDGSWYSVRLALQEGSLRVMYEEFLEATDEWYDPPAAGGDLASPRDVAALRARFRAVSTALEGARCRDLRPGARLCVGCDIVVGELKFYDAVLDSVTAAKHETVDGEELCACRFTVRWTEGPRAGGLEQVGIDKVYCVRATRPVQDPVLSQFLDVVTKAVSNVEGNAMTTGARLPKTGEGETAHLV from the exons ATGCCCACGGCGCGGAAACGGAAGACCCGcgccccgccgacgccgcgccgccggccgccgggccTGGAGTACCGCGCCAAGTCCGACGGCTCGTGGTACAGCGTGCGCCTGGCGCTGCAGGAGGGCTCGCTGCGCGTCATGTACGAGGAGTTCCTCGAGGCGACCGACGAGTGGTACGACCCgcccgcggccggcggcgacctcgcctcgccgcgcgACGTGGCCGCTCTCCGCGCCAGGTTCCGCGCGGTAAGCACCGCCCTCGAGGGCGCCCGCTGCCGCGACCTCCGCCCCGGCGCGCGGCTCTGCGTCGGCTGCGATATCGTCGTCGGCGAACTCAAGTTCTACGACGCCGTCCTCGACTCC GTAACGGCAGCAAAGCACGAAACCGTGGACGGGGAGGAGCTGTGCGCGTGCCGTTTCACGGTGCGGTGGACGGAGGGTCCGCGCGCCGGTGGCTTGGAGCAGGTCGGCATCGACAAGGTTTACTGCGTGCGGGCCACCAGGCCGGTCCAAGACCCGGTGCTGAGCCAGTTCCTGGATGTCGTGACCAAGGCAGTCAGCAACGTTGAGGGGAACGCCATGACGACCGGCGCCCGGTTGCCCAAGACCGGCGAGGGAGAAACAGCTCACCTCGTGTAG